From the genome of Nitrosopumilus sp., one region includes:
- the pyrG gene encoding CTP synthase (glutamine hydrolyzing) produces the protein MQTKFIFVTGGVMSGLGKGVTSSSIAKLLQLSDQKVSCIKIDPYLNYDAGMMNPVAHGEVFVTDDGGECDMDIGNYERFLNQNIPKSHNITTAQVYSSVIEAERKGEYLGACVQIIPHVTDEIKNRIRGIAENEKLDFLIVECGGTVGDIESLPFLEALRQMKVEEGPEGVIFVHVTLAPSLDVVGEQKTKPTQHSVQELRRIGIQPDFLAVRCTLPLEEKTKKKIAMFTNVTTKDVLSCHDAKSIFEIPQMLYDQGIMDSIFKKFSKVGMLNTSASWDAWNEIAQNMVDHEDQKVRIAMVGKYVTLADSYVSVNHALKHAGAQMGKSVDIHWIDSESIDDYNTLSNYDGILVPGGFGTRGSEGIIQTANYAREKNIPYLGICFGFQLAAIAFGRNVLNLEDANSTEIKADAKNPLVDLLPEQKQVSEMGGSLRLGANKVMIKENTNAQQIYNDKVINKRHRHRYEINKEYIPQLEKNGLMFSADSDDGKRMEILEIPDHKFYLGVQFHPEFNSRPGFPEESFTSFLKAASEK, from the coding sequence GTGCAGACGAAGTTTATTTTTGTCACAGGTGGTGTGATGTCTGGCCTTGGAAAAGGGGTTACCAGTTCCTCTATTGCTAAACTGTTACAATTATCTGATCAAAAAGTATCCTGCATCAAAATTGATCCCTACCTTAACTATGATGCGGGAATGATGAATCCTGTGGCTCACGGCGAGGTCTTTGTCACTGATGACGGAGGTGAATGTGACATGGATATTGGAAATTATGAGAGATTCCTAAATCAGAATATTCCAAAGAGCCACAATATTACCACAGCTCAGGTATATTCCTCTGTAATTGAGGCTGAAAGAAAGGGTGAATATCTGGGGGCATGCGTTCAGATAATTCCTCACGTTACAGATGAGATCAAGAATAGGATTAGGGGAATTGCCGAAAATGAAAAACTAGACTTTTTGATAGTGGAATGCGGCGGCACCGTGGGGGATATTGAGTCCTTGCCGTTTCTTGAAGCGTTAAGGCAGATGAAAGTCGAAGAAGGTCCTGAGGGCGTGATCTTTGTTCATGTTACCTTGGCTCCATCATTGGATGTTGTAGGGGAGCAGAAGACAAAGCCGACACAGCACAGCGTGCAAGAGTTAAGGCGAATAGGAATTCAGCCCGACTTTCTTGCAGTAAGGTGTACTTTGCCATTAGAAGAAAAAACAAAGAAAAAGATTGCAATGTTTACAAACGTGACAACAAAAGACGTTTTATCATGCCATGATGCAAAATCCATATTTGAAATACCTCAGATGTTGTATGATCAAGGAATCATGGATTCTATATTTAAAAAGTTTAGCAAAGTTGGGATGCTCAATACCTCTGCCAGCTGGGATGCCTGGAATGAAATTGCGCAAAATATGGTAGATCATGAAGATCAAAAGGTAAGGATTGCCATGGTTGGAAAATATGTTACTCTTGCAGACAGTTATGTCAGTGTCAACCATGCACTCAAACATGCGGGAGCCCAGATGGGAAAATCTGTAGACATACATTGGATAGACTCTGAATCAATTGATGATTACAACACTTTATCAAATTATGATGGAATTTTAGTTCCTGGAGGATTTGGGACGAGAGGATCAGAGGGCATTATACAAACTGCAAATTATGCTCGAGAGAAAAATATACCCTATCTGGGAATATGCTTTGGATTTCAGCTGGCAGCAATAGCCTTTGGTCGAAATGTTTTGAACTTGGAAGATGCCAACTCAACTGAAATTAAAGCAGATGCAAAAAATCCCCTAGTTGATCTTCTGCCTGAACAAAAACAAGTTTCAGAGATGGGTGGCTCGTTGCGACTTGGTGCAAACAAGGTAATGATAAAAGAAAATACAAATGCGCAGCAAATCTACAATGATAAAGTTATCAACAAGCGTCACAGGCACAGATATGAGATTAACAAAGAATACATTCCTCAGCTTGAGAAAAATGGCTTGATGTTTTCCGCAGACAGCGATGACGGAAAAA